The following proteins come from a genomic window of Leguminivora glycinivorella isolate SPB_JAAS2020 chromosome 6, LegGlyc_1.1, whole genome shotgun sequence:
- the LOC125227277 gene encoding metallophosphoesterase 1 homolog isoform X2, with the protein MALGFRKLRQSLFANTLPRLLGGMLFVYVYCEYLIYYVVQIQCGFPALDKMPNVQPVYAMIFADPHLLGRNAHWLDKWRRDLFDEGDKCSEKDFNEYVQRFHELFKVPDGTSLYAVAGNHDVGFHYKITPQLSGRWERRMRAPPVRLLSVRGAHFVLLNSMALQGDGCDLCARADAEIQNIADILKCSSGSKLCKGQKSLENYSRPILIQHFPLYRASDSQCTEPDAAPLPERDNLFVERRDCLSKESTEYLVESLHPRLAFGGHTHHSCALRHSFVPTPDHKIEFVEYTVPSFSWRNRLDPKYYLVAISPEEARVSKCGLPREWTLQVTAVTLLAALVLYLRYSNTRRRDYNYKHLSGKKV; encoded by the exons ATGGCTTTAGGCTTCAGAAAGCTAAGACAATCGTTGTTTGCCAATACTTTACCCCGGCTTTTAGGAGGAATgttgtttgtttatgtttattgtGAATATCTCATTTATTATGTGGTTCAAATTCAG TGCGGCTTTCCTGCGTTAGACAAAATGCCGAATGTCCAGCCAGTATATGCCATGATCTTTGCTGATCCGCACTTGTTAGGCCGCAACGCACACTGGTTGGATAAATGGCGAC GAGATCTGTTTGATGAAGGTGATAAGTGTTCAGAAAAAGACTTCAATGAATATGTGCAAAGATTTCATGAACTATTTAAAGTTCCTGATGGAACATCCTTGTATGCTGTAGCCGGAAACCATGATGTTGGGTTCCATTACAA AATAACTCCGCAATTGTCAGGGCGCTGGGAGCGGCGCATGCGTGCGCCGCCTGTGCGGCTGCTGAGCGTGCGCGGCGCGCACTTTGTGCTGCTCAACTCTATGGCGCTGCAGGGTGACGGCTGCGACCTGTGCGCGCGCGCTGACGCTGAGATACAGAACATTGCTG ATATCCTCAAGTGCAGCAGTGGGTCAAAGTTATGCAAAGGGCAGAAGAGTTTAGAAAACTACAGTAGACCTATATTGATTCAG CATTTCCCTTTATACAGGGCATCCGATAGCCAATGTACGGAGCCCGACGCTGCGCCCTTACCAGAGAGGGACAACCTCTTCGTCGAACGAAGGGATTGCCTGTCGAAGGAGTCCACGGAGTACTTAGTGGAGAGTCTGCACCCGCGGCTCGCGTTTGGCGGTCATACGCACCATAGTTGCGCGCTGCGGCATAGCTTCGTGCCCACGCCGGATCACAAAATCGAGTTTGTGGAGTACACTGTGCCGTCATTCTCGTGGAGGAACAGATTGGATCCTAAATATTACTTA GTGGCCATCAGCCCCGAGGAAGCTCGGGTGTCCAAGTGCGGGCTGCCGCGGGAATGGACGCTGCAGGTCACCGCTGTAACGCTCCTCGCCGCGCTCGTGCTGTACCTACGATACTCCAATACCAGGCGAAGAGACTACAACTATAAGCATTT
- the LOC125227277 gene encoding metallophosphoesterase 1 homolog isoform X1: MALGFRKLRQSLFANTLPRLLGGMLFVYVYCEYLIYYVVQIQCGFPALDKMPNVQPVYAMIFADPHLLGRNAHWLDKWRREWQMHRAFQTAMTLHRPEIVFVLGDLFDEGDKCSEKDFNEYVQRFHELFKVPDGTSLYAVAGNHDVGFHYKITPQLSGRWERRMRAPPVRLLSVRGAHFVLLNSMALQGDGCDLCARADAEIQNIADILKCSSGSKLCKGQKSLENYSRPILIQHFPLYRASDSQCTEPDAAPLPERDNLFVERRDCLSKESTEYLVESLHPRLAFGGHTHHSCALRHSFVPTPDHKIEFVEYTVPSFSWRNRLDPKYYLVAISPEEARVSKCGLPREWTLQVTAVTLLAALVLYLRYSNTRRRDYNYKHLSGKKV, from the exons ATGGCTTTAGGCTTCAGAAAGCTAAGACAATCGTTGTTTGCCAATACTTTACCCCGGCTTTTAGGAGGAATgttgtttgtttatgtttattgtGAATATCTCATTTATTATGTGGTTCAAATTCAG TGCGGCTTTCCTGCGTTAGACAAAATGCCGAATGTCCAGCCAGTATATGCCATGATCTTTGCTGATCCGCACTTGTTAGGCCGCAACGCACACTGGTTGGATAAATGGCGACGTGAGTGGCAGATGCATCGCGCATTTCAAACTGCTATGACTTTACATAGGCCAGAAATAGTGTTTGTTTTAG GAGATCTGTTTGATGAAGGTGATAAGTGTTCAGAAAAAGACTTCAATGAATATGTGCAAAGATTTCATGAACTATTTAAAGTTCCTGATGGAACATCCTTGTATGCTGTAGCCGGAAACCATGATGTTGGGTTCCATTACAA AATAACTCCGCAATTGTCAGGGCGCTGGGAGCGGCGCATGCGTGCGCCGCCTGTGCGGCTGCTGAGCGTGCGCGGCGCGCACTTTGTGCTGCTCAACTCTATGGCGCTGCAGGGTGACGGCTGCGACCTGTGCGCGCGCGCTGACGCTGAGATACAGAACATTGCTG ATATCCTCAAGTGCAGCAGTGGGTCAAAGTTATGCAAAGGGCAGAAGAGTTTAGAAAACTACAGTAGACCTATATTGATTCAG CATTTCCCTTTATACAGGGCATCCGATAGCCAATGTACGGAGCCCGACGCTGCGCCCTTACCAGAGAGGGACAACCTCTTCGTCGAACGAAGGGATTGCCTGTCGAAGGAGTCCACGGAGTACTTAGTGGAGAGTCTGCACCCGCGGCTCGCGTTTGGCGGTCATACGCACCATAGTTGCGCGCTGCGGCATAGCTTCGTGCCCACGCCGGATCACAAAATCGAGTTTGTGGAGTACACTGTGCCGTCATTCTCGTGGAGGAACAGATTGGATCCTAAATATTACTTA GTGGCCATCAGCCCCGAGGAAGCTCGGGTGTCCAAGTGCGGGCTGCCGCGGGAATGGACGCTGCAGGTCACCGCTGTAACGCTCCTCGCCGCGCTCGTGCTGTACCTACGATACTCCAATACCAGGCGAAGAGACTACAACTATAAGCATTT